The following are encoded together in the Deltaproteobacteria bacterium genome:
- a CDS encoding integrase, producing the protein MSTMISEVYDALLSAGADEVKARKAAETLANYDARFGKIESDLVAFRAETRGEFNLVRWMIGFNLVMTVAILWKVFSG; encoded by the coding sequence ATGAGCACGATGATTTCTGAAGTCTACGATGCATTACTGAGTGCTGGCGCAGACGAGGTGAAAGCCCGGAAGGCGGCAGAGACACTTGCAAACTATGACGCTCGGTTCGGCAAGATCGAGAGTGATCTTGTTGCCTTCCGGGCAGAGACCAGGGGAGAATTTAACCTCGTTCGCTGGATGATTGGCTTCAACCTCGTGATGACTGTGGCCATCCTGTGGAAAGTCTTTTCCGGGTGA